The Triticum aestivum cultivar Chinese Spring chromosome 3A, IWGSC CS RefSeq v2.1, whole genome shotgun sequence genome includes a region encoding these proteins:
- the LOC123056616 gene encoding putative E3 ubiquitin-protein ligase SINA-like 6 has product MPRATGSCDTYRLGKKKSYHSCLRRRQIILHRETACTEESSTGTGSRSTARRARREIDRPIVHPSIMAKKAGADRTAAAMKAGSCSRKKARVEPEAKAASSSKITVTLDPKLLECSVCCSPLVAPLSQCANGHITCFECSSDLSYSCSLCSGPANTHCSALERILGGLAVPCSFQEHGCTEMIPFTEKLAHEESCLHAPCHCPIAGCCPYPGRSLCDHINAEHPTIQYTRITAGRLYPLSMRHDEPARLVSLGSKVVFLLVVDRSIPSGLTLSVIHLMSDPIEREGFKYKIQVHTQTGILSLSGETQSVGRLRGPYQAGASLFVSNTMWSPPDSPVYLELKC; this is encoded by the exons ATGCCTCGTGCCACTGGATCGTGTGACACTTATCGTTTAGGTAAAAAAAAAAGTTACCATAGCTGCCTAAGGAGAAGACAGATCATTCTCCATCGAGAAACCGCTTGTACAGAAGAGAGCTCGACGGGAACTGGATCCAGAAGCACCGCACGCAGAGCTCGGCGGGAGATCGATCGGCCGATCGTCCATCCATCCATCATGGCCAAG AAGGCTGGCGCTGATAGGACCGCGGCGGCGATGAAGGCAGGGAGCTGCTCCAGGAAGAAGGCTAGGGTCGAGCCCGAGGCCAAGGCTGCGTCCTCCTCCAAGATCACTGTCACCTTAGACCCCAAGTTGCTGGAGTGCTCGGTTTGTTGCAGCCCACTGGTTGCTCCCCTTTCTCAG TGCGCAAATGGCCATATCACATGCTTCGAGTGCTCCTCCGATCTGAGCTACAGTTGCAGCTTGTGTTCTGGGCCCGCCAACACCCACTGCAGCGCCTTGGAGCGCATCCTCGGCGGCCTGGCCGTGCCGTGCTCGTTCCAGGAGCATGGGTGCACCGAGATGATCCCGTTCACGGAGAAGCTGGCCCATGAAGAGTCCTGCCTCCATGCCCCATGCCACTGTCCCATCGCTGGCTGCTGCCCCTACCCTGGTCGGTCCCTGTGCGACCACATCAACGCGGAGCACCCTACGATCCAGTACACCCGCATCACGGCCGGCCGCCTCTACCCCCTGAGCATGCGCCATGACGAGCCGGCCCGCCTTGTATCCCTCGGCAGCAAGGTGGTCTTTCTTCTTGTGGTTGACCGGAGCATCCCGTCGGGGCTCACATTGTCGGTGATCCACCTCATGAGCGACCCGATCGAGAGGGAGGGTTTCAAGTACAAGATCCAAGTGCATACGCAGACGGGCATTCTCTCTCTGTCCGGCGAGACACAGAGTGTCGGTCGACTGAGGGGGCCTTACCAGGCTGGCGCGTCGCTGTTCGTCTCGAACACCATGTGGTCTCCCCCAGATTCTCCAGTGTACCTCGAGCTGAAATGCTAA